A single Cryomorphaceae bacterium DNA region contains:
- a CDS encoding MBL fold metallo-hydrolase: MKIEQIYTGCLAQGAYYIESNGEVAIIDPLRETQPYLDKAQAEGGKIKYIFETHFHADFVSGHVDLAKKTGATIVYGPGAQTAYDIHAAQDGEEFTVGAVRIKTLHTPGHTPESTTWLLIDEEGGNHAIFSGDTLFIGDVGRPDLAVKSDLTERDLAGMLFDSLRNKIMPLEDEVIVYPAHGAGSACGKNMSKETHDLLGNQKKVNYALRADMTKEEFIDELLDGILPPPQYFPKNVQMNKEGYASIDTVLEKGVVPLNVETFEALANHEGALVLDVRGPQDFAQGHIPNSIFIGINGSFAGWVGTLITDLQQPIIIVAPEGREEETVTRLARVGYDNTLGYLDGGFAAWKAAGKETDTVESIPATEFASRWKADTIKVLDVRKPGEFEAEHIDKAYNRPLDYINDFMDEFDSEEKYYIHCAGGYRSMIYASILKARGFHELVDVQGGFKAIAETDIEVTDYVCPSTLRKEQQEG; encoded by the coding sequence ATGAAAATAGAGCAGATATATACCGGGTGCCTTGCTCAAGGTGCCTACTACATAGAGTCGAACGGAGAAGTAGCGATTATTGATCCGCTTCGCGAAACACAACCTTACCTGGACAAGGCTCAAGCCGAGGGAGGTAAGATCAAATACATTTTTGAAACCCATTTCCACGCGGATTTCGTGTCTGGACACGTCGATCTCGCCAAGAAAACGGGAGCCACCATCGTTTACGGTCCCGGAGCACAAACCGCCTACGATATTCACGCCGCACAAGACGGTGAGGAGTTCACGGTGGGCGCTGTTCGGATTAAAACGTTGCACACTCCGGGACATACTCCGGAAAGCACGACATGGCTCTTGATCGACGAAGAAGGCGGTAACCACGCGATCTTCAGTGGAGATACGCTGTTTATTGGTGATGTAGGACGTCCTGATCTCGCCGTGAAAAGTGACTTGACAGAGCGCGATTTAGCGGGTATGTTGTTCGACAGCCTCCGCAATAAGATCATGCCTCTTGAAGACGAAGTCATCGTCTATCCAGCACATGGAGCGGGTTCTGCGTGTGGTAAGAACATGAGTAAAGAAACGCATGACTTGCTGGGCAATCAAAAGAAAGTCAATTATGCCCTACGGGCCGATATGACCAAGGAGGAATTCATTGACGAATTGCTCGATGGCATCTTACCTCCACCTCAGTACTTCCCCAAAAACGTACAAATGAACAAGGAGGGGTACGCTTCCATCGATACGGTATTGGAAAAAGGGGTAGTGCCTTTGAATGTCGAGACGTTTGAGGCTCTGGCGAACCACGAAGGTGCACTCGTGCTCGATGTGCGCGGCCCTCAGGACTTTGCCCAAGGTCATATTCCCAACTCCATTTTCATCGGGATCAATGGATCCTTCGCCGGATGGGTAGGAACGCTCATCACCGATTTGCAACAGCCGATCATTATTGTTGCTCCCGAAGGTCGTGAGGAAGAGACCGTAACACGATTGGCTCGTGTGGGTTACGACAATACCTTGGGGTATCTGGATGGTGGATTTGCTGCCTGGAAGGCTGCCGGGAAAGAAACCGATACTGTAGAGTCCATCCCTGCTACGGAGTTTGCTTCGCGCTGGAAGGCAGATACGATTAAGGTGCTCGACGTGCGCAAGCCAGGAGAGTTTGAAGCTGAGCACATCGACAAAGCGTACAACCGTCCATTGGATTACATCAATGACTTCATGGATGAGTTTGACTCTGAGGAGAAGTACTACATCCACTGTGCTGGAGGGTACCGCTCCATGATTTACGCTTCTATTTTGAAGGCTCGCGGATTTCATGAATTGGTTGACGTGCAAGGCGGCTTCAAAGCCATTGCCGAAACGGATATTGAAGTCACAGACTATGTGTGTCCTTCAACCCTGCGCAAAGAGCAGCAAGAAGGATAA
- a CDS encoding solute carrier family 26 protein — protein MNPKSFIPILEWLPRYKREDLRGDISAGLTVGVMLIPQGMAYSMLAGLPPIYGLYASTIPLILYAIFGTSRQLAVGPVAMVALLISSGVGAIAPVGSDEFIGLAILLAFMVGVLQFSLGLFRLGFLVNFLSHPVISGFTSAAALIIGLSQLKHLLGIDIPRSNYIHEILINAGQNIQHVHVPTLLLGVVAIGLMIGLKRINRRIPGPLVVVSLGIGLVSLFKWDQGGMKIVREVPSGLPDIQLMAMDWAAINQLMPIALTIALVGFMESIAVAKAIQAKHKDYEVVPNQELIGLGLANIGGALFQAFPTTGGFSRTAVNDQAGARTGLASIISAVLIILTLLFLTPLFYYLPKAILASIIMVAVFGLIDFKEARYLWRTDKRDFAMLAVTFGATLVLGIEEGIGIGVLLSLGVVIHRVAYPHMAREGQLPGTQKFRNIERYSEVEDDPEMLIVRLDARLFFANTNYFLDRLTRWEREKSNTLKVVILNAKPINGLDSTGVHTLHDMAESYRERGIQFYICGLKGPLRDVVHRSGLVDQIGKENFFFDLRDAVNHYRGEQDRVSAEVVMQTNTDENA, from the coding sequence ATGAACCCCAAGTCCTTTATTCCCATACTCGAATGGTTGCCTCGCTACAAGCGGGAAGACTTGCGCGGTGACATCTCAGCAGGCTTAACCGTGGGAGTAATGCTCATTCCTCAGGGGATGGCGTATTCCATGTTGGCTGGTCTACCACCAATCTACGGACTTTACGCATCAACTATCCCACTGATCCTCTACGCGATTTTTGGAACAAGCCGTCAACTGGCGGTGGGTCCGGTGGCTATGGTAGCCCTTCTTATTTCATCCGGGGTAGGAGCTATTGCGCCTGTGGGTAGCGATGAATTCATCGGATTGGCGATTTTGCTGGCCTTTATGGTTGGGGTGCTTCAGTTTTCCCTGGGATTGTTTCGTTTGGGTTTTCTGGTCAATTTCTTATCTCATCCCGTCATTTCAGGTTTCACGAGTGCCGCTGCATTAATTATTGGCTTGAGCCAACTCAAGCACCTACTGGGCATTGACATTCCTCGTAGCAACTATATTCATGAAATACTGATCAATGCTGGTCAGAACATTCAGCACGTGCACGTGCCCACACTTCTTCTGGGCGTCGTAGCGATTGGGCTGATGATTGGCTTAAAGAGAATCAATCGACGCATTCCTGGTCCACTCGTGGTCGTATCCCTTGGAATTGGCCTGGTGTCCCTGTTCAAATGGGATCAGGGAGGGATGAAGATCGTCCGAGAAGTGCCGAGCGGATTACCGGACATTCAACTTATGGCGATGGATTGGGCGGCCATAAACCAACTCATGCCTATCGCGCTGACCATTGCACTGGTCGGGTTCATGGAATCGATTGCCGTAGCCAAGGCCATTCAGGCCAAACACAAGGATTATGAAGTAGTTCCAAACCAGGAGCTCATTGGCCTCGGTTTGGCCAATATTGGAGGTGCGCTTTTCCAGGCTTTTCCAACAACGGGTGGATTTTCCCGTACCGCGGTAAATGATCAGGCAGGTGCGCGTACAGGCTTAGCCAGTATCATCAGCGCCGTTCTCATCATTCTGACCTTGCTGTTCCTTACGCCTCTTTTTTACTACTTGCCCAAAGCCATCCTCGCAAGCATCATTATGGTCGCCGTCTTTGGTCTGATTGATTTTAAAGAGGCCCGGTACTTGTGGCGGACGGACAAGCGCGACTTTGCGATGTTGGCGGTGACCTTTGGAGCAACCTTGGTCCTGGGTATTGAAGAGGGAATTGGAATTGGTGTTCTGTTGAGCCTCGGGGTTGTGATTCACCGTGTAGCTTATCCACATATGGCTCGTGAAGGCCAGTTACCGGGTACGCAGAAGTTTCGCAACATTGAACGTTATTCTGAAGTGGAGGACGACCCGGAAATGCTGATTGTGCGATTAGACGCCCGTCTTTTCTTTGCAAACACCAATTACTTTCTTGATCGGTTGACGCGATGGGAACGAGAGAAATCGAATACCCTGAAGGTGGTCATCCTCAATGCTAAACCCATCAACGGGTTGGATTCCACCGGAGTGCACACCTTGCATGACATGGCTGAAAGCTATCGAGAACGAGGTATTCAATTCTACATTTGCGGCCTAAAAGGTCCATTGCGGGATGTCGTTCATCGTTCGGGTTTGGTGGATCAAATTGGAAAGGAGAACTTTTTCTTTGATTTACGTGATGCGGTAAACCACTACCGCGGAGAGCAAGATCGAGTATCTGCAGAAGTCGTCATGCAAACCAACACCGACGAAAATGCCTAA
- a CDS encoding DUF202 domain-containing protein codes for MPKNPPVRDDLILRDYLAIDRTRLANQRTLLSFFRSGLYLFVTAVAVDRVPMLEDLKWLTAVMWALGVGVMLIGLINYLLMRRKILRAYRISEEAAEKLAEEDS; via the coding sequence ATGCCTAAGAATCCACCTGTACGCGATGATTTAATCCTAAGGGACTACTTGGCCATTGACCGAACACGTTTAGCCAACCAACGCACGTTATTGTCCTTTTTTAGAAGCGGCTTGTACCTCTTCGTCACTGCCGTGGCCGTGGACAGAGTTCCCATGTTAGAAGACCTCAAGTGGTTGACCGCAGTCATGTGGGCCTTGGGCGTTGGCGTGATGCTCATTGGACTGATCAATTACCTTTTGATGCGAAGAAAGATCCTTCGTGCCTATCGCATTAGCGAAGAAGCGGCGGAAAAACTCGCCGAAGAAGACTCCTGA
- a CDS encoding YeeE/YedE family protein, translating into MEWITAPWPWYVAGPMIALIMFVLLAFGKEFGFSANLRTMCAAVGGGKYASFFKFNWKGQIWNLVFAVGAILGGYIAHTYLMPSEKISLNPKTVAELETYGLSAAGEQYIPPELFGWDYLATWQGFVMMVVGGFLIGFGTRYAGGCTSGHAISGLSNLQWPSLLAVIGFFIGGLLMTYLGLPFLLPGQ; encoded by the coding sequence ATGGAATGGATAACCGCCCCATGGCCTTGGTACGTCGCAGGGCCTATGATCGCATTGATCATGTTTGTATTACTGGCGTTCGGTAAAGAGTTCGGGTTTAGTGCTAACCTACGCACCATGTGTGCGGCAGTAGGAGGAGGGAAGTACGCTTCTTTTTTCAAGTTCAATTGGAAAGGACAGATCTGGAACTTGGTGTTCGCCGTGGGCGCCATTCTAGGGGGGTATATAGCACACACTTACCTCATGCCCTCGGAGAAAATAAGCTTGAATCCAAAAACGGTTGCAGAGTTGGAAACCTACGGTCTTTCGGCCGCTGGCGAGCAGTATATTCCGCCCGAATTGTTTGGATGGGATTATCTAGCTACATGGCAGGGTTTTGTCATGATGGTCGTCGGAGGGTTCCTCATCGGCTTTGGTACGCGCTATGCCGGCGGGTGTACATCGGGCCACGCCATTTCGGGTTTGAGTAATCTACAATGGCCCTCGCTGTTAGCGGTGATCGGTTTCTTCATTGGAGGGTTGCTCATGACCTATTTAGGGCTCCCTTTCTTATTACCAGGTCAATAA
- a CDS encoding MBL fold metallo-hydrolase, giving the protein MKIEQIYTGCLAEAAYYIESNGEVAIVDPLRETQPYIDRAEKDGAQIKYVLETHFHADFVSGHLDLAKRTGAKIVFGPTAQPSYEAHVAEDGEVLTLGDIQIKVLHTPGHTMESTTFLVIDAEGKEHSIFTGDTLFIGDVGRPDLAVKTDLSREDLAGHLFDSLRTKIMTLPGDVIVYPGHGAGSACGKKMSDETVDTLAHQLETNYALRADMTRQEFIEEVTDGLVTPPQYFPKNAVLNKTGYESFEQVMDRGLQPLSVDDFLKSAELTDALILDTRTPDDFRDGHIPGSIFIGIDGSFATWVGTLITDLKQPMLIVADPGREEEVVTRLSRVGYDNALGYLGGGFEQWVASGREAQKVAQVSAAELKESINEPGTEVLDVRKKSEFDSQHIEGVRNLPLDFLNEHMNELDKDTLRYVHCAGGYRSMVFISILQARGYQHLVDVAGGFKAIEEEGFPMTEYVCPSTML; this is encoded by the coding sequence ATGAAAATTGAACAGATATATACCGGGTGTTTGGCGGAAGCCGCTTACTATATTGAGTCAAATGGAGAGGTGGCGATTGTAGATCCACTCCGCGAAACGCAACCTTATATTGACCGTGCAGAAAAGGACGGTGCGCAGATCAAATACGTTTTAGAAACGCATTTTCATGCCGACTTTGTATCGGGGCATTTAGATTTGGCAAAGCGCACAGGCGCTAAGATTGTCTTTGGGCCTACCGCTCAGCCATCATATGAGGCGCACGTGGCCGAGGACGGCGAAGTGCTGACCCTTGGAGATATTCAAATCAAGGTTTTGCATACACCTGGGCACACCATGGAGTCGACGACCTTTTTGGTTATCGATGCCGAAGGGAAGGAGCACTCCATATTTACTGGGGACACGCTTTTTATCGGGGATGTAGGACGGCCTGACTTGGCCGTGAAAACAGATCTCAGTCGCGAGGATCTGGCTGGGCATCTCTTTGACTCCTTGCGGACGAAGATAATGACCTTGCCGGGAGATGTCATTGTGTATCCTGGTCATGGAGCTGGCTCCGCTTGCGGTAAGAAGATGAGCGATGAAACGGTCGATACGCTTGCGCATCAATTGGAAACGAATTATGCCCTACGGGCCGATATGACCCGTCAGGAATTCATCGAAGAAGTAACGGATGGTCTTGTGACGCCTCCACAGTACTTCCCTAAGAATGCCGTGCTGAATAAAACCGGATACGAGTCTTTCGAACAGGTTATGGACCGCGGACTACAGCCACTCTCTGTGGACGATTTTTTGAAATCCGCTGAATTGACCGATGCCCTCATCTTAGATACGCGCACGCCGGACGATTTTCGAGATGGTCATATTCCGGGTTCCATTTTTATTGGAATTGACGGGAGTTTTGCCACTTGGGTCGGAACGCTAATTACGGACTTAAAACAACCGATGCTCATCGTTGCTGATCCAGGCCGAGAGGAGGAAGTGGTCACGCGCTTGAGTCGTGTGGGATACGACAATGCTCTTGGGTATCTAGGAGGTGGATTTGAGCAGTGGGTGGCATCGGGCCGTGAGGCCCAAAAAGTAGCCCAAGTAAGCGCTGCTGAACTCAAAGAGTCCATAAATGAGCCTGGAACCGAGGTTCTCGATGTGCGCAAGAAAAGCGAGTTTGACAGTCAGCATATTGAAGGGGTTCGGAACCTTCCGCTCGACTTTTTGAATGAGCATATGAATGAATTGGATAAAGATACTTTGCGTTATGTGCATTGTGCTGGTGGGTACCGGAGTATGGTATTCATCAGTATTCTTCAGGCCCGTGGCTATCAGCATTTGGTAGACGTGGCTGGAGGTTTTAAGGCCATTGAGGAAGAAGGCTTCCCGATGACCGAATATGTTTGCCCTTCCACGATGCTTTAA
- a CDS encoding YeeE/YedE family protein, with protein MKYFRFLLIGVVFGVVLTKAEVISWYRIYEMFRFQSFHMYGVIGSAVVVGIGLVWLIKKYDIHPWYGEEMMLFDKQPSVPRYLYGGILFGLGWAMTGACPGPMFILLGYGVPVIAVVILSALLGTFVYGLVRDKIPH; from the coding sequence ATGAAATACTTTAGGTTCTTACTTATCGGGGTCGTATTCGGAGTGGTTTTGACCAAAGCCGAAGTCATTTCTTGGTATCGGATATATGAAATGTTCCGCTTCCAGTCCTTCCATATGTATGGAGTCATTGGCTCTGCGGTGGTTGTGGGCATTGGACTCGTTTGGCTGATCAAGAAATACGACATCCATCCCTGGTACGGCGAAGAGATGATGCTTTTTGATAAGCAGCCCAGCGTACCTAGATACTTATACGGCGGAATTCTCTTTGGACTTGGATGGGCGATGACTGGAGCGTGCCCAGGCCCTATGTTTATTCTTCTCGGCTATGGCGTGCCCGTTATTGCGGTCGTCATTTTGAGTGCTCTGCTGGGCACCTTCGTCTACGGGCTGGTTCGGGACAAAATCCCGCACTAA